A window of the Rhizobium brockwellii genome harbors these coding sequences:
- a CDS encoding ABC transporter permease: MIRFILSDLRRLWAGSLVVVLLVALAIALGVSVVLQERALRLGSARAADKFDLVIGAGGSETQLVLSSVFLQPSPLPLMPGEVLGKLAADPRVDWAAPIGFGDSFSGYPIIGTTTMLAQNLSGGLGEGKIFAREGEAVIGAAVKLSLGGEIKPMHGSLEEGGETHTELVYHIAGRLRPTGTAWDRAILVPIQAVWHIHGMEAEEHLEDGAEAEHDHEAASGTDSAEHGHEHEKAGADHDGHGHHGKADPDAALDESWTAGAPGLPAILVKPKTIADAYKLRQDYRSGDTVAVFPGEVLTNLYATLGDAKQILVAVASGAQALVAASLVLVTVIHIGQRRRQIGALRAFGAPRGAIFGIVWLEFFFLVATGIALGFALGYAAALILSGMFSQTSGVAMPVGFAREDAGLAAVLLAFATLLAALPAVLAYRQSPAQALRA; the protein is encoded by the coding sequence ATGATCCGCTTCATCCTTTCCGACCTTCGTCGCCTCTGGGCGGGGTCGCTGGTGGTCGTGCTCTTGGTGGCGCTTGCGATCGCGCTCGGCGTTTCTGTCGTCCTGCAGGAGCGGGCGCTTCGTCTCGGCAGCGCACGCGCCGCCGACAAGTTCGATCTTGTCATCGGCGCCGGCGGCAGCGAGACGCAGCTCGTGCTGTCCTCCGTCTTCCTGCAGCCCTCGCCGCTGCCACTGATGCCGGGCGAAGTGCTGGGCAAGCTTGCCGCGGATCCGCGGGTCGATTGGGCAGCCCCGATCGGCTTCGGCGATTCCTTCTCCGGCTATCCGATCATCGGCACAACGACCATGCTGGCGCAGAACCTGTCCGGCGGTTTGGGCGAAGGCAAGATTTTCGCACGCGAGGGCGAGGCAGTGATCGGCGCCGCCGTCAAGCTGTCGCTCGGCGGCGAGATCAAGCCGATGCACGGGTCGCTGGAAGAGGGCGGCGAGACTCATACCGAGCTCGTCTATCATATCGCCGGCCGTTTGCGGCCGACCGGCACCGCCTGGGACCGGGCCATTCTCGTTCCGATCCAGGCTGTCTGGCACATCCATGGCATGGAGGCGGAAGAGCATTTGGAAGATGGTGCCGAAGCCGAGCACGATCATGAAGCGGCGTCCGGCACGGACAGCGCTGAACATGGCCATGAGCACGAGAAAGCCGGCGCTGATCATGATGGGCATGGGCATCACGGGAAAGCCGATCCGGATGCCGCGCTTGATGAGAGCTGGACTGCGGGCGCTCCTGGCCTTCCCGCCATTCTCGTCAAGCCGAAGACGATCGCCGATGCCTATAAGCTGCGGCAGGACTATCGCAGCGGCGATACCGTCGCTGTCTTTCCCGGCGAGGTGCTGACCAATCTCTACGCCACGCTCGGCGACGCCAAACAGATCCTGGTCGCCGTCGCCTCCGGCGCGCAAGCTCTCGTCGCAGCCTCGCTGGTGCTGGTCACGGTCATCCATATCGGCCAGCGCCGCCGTCAGATCGGCGCACTGAGGGCCTTCGGCGCCCCACGCGGCGCGATTTTCGGCATCGTCTGGCTGGAATTCTTCTTCCTGGTGGCAACTGGCATCGCACTCGGATTCGCGCTCGGTTATGCCGCAGCCCTCATCTTATCCGGCATGTTCTCGCAAACAAGCGGGGTTGCCATGCCGGTCGGCTTCGCCCGTGAAGATGCCGGGCTTGCGGCAGTGCTGCTTGCCTTTGCCACACTTCTCGCTGCGCTGCCGGCAGTGCTTGCCTATCGGCAATCGCCGGCGCAGGCGCTGAGAGCGTAA
- a CDS encoding ABC transporter ATP-binding protein, with protein MLALDIENLTVAFPGLSSPALAIGRLSIEAGSKVAVTGASGSGKSTFVNIVAGLERTRQGRICWNGEDIAGFSESRRDRFRAANIGLVMQEFHLFPGLSALENVLLPARLAGAATADVIERAHALLGTVGLSRPGQKIETMSRGEMQRVAIGRALLRKPGVIIADEPTASLDAESGEAVGDLILDLAIAEGSTLIVVSHDQRLVGRLDRCITFGSGRIGDDSAATAGEAA; from the coding sequence ATGCTCGCTCTCGATATCGAAAACCTGACCGTTGCCTTTCCGGGCCTGTCCTCGCCGGCACTGGCGATCGGCCGCCTGTCGATCGAGGCAGGCAGCAAGGTCGCCGTCACAGGCGCGTCCGGATCCGGCAAGAGTACCTTCGTCAATATCGTTGCCGGGCTGGAGCGGACGCGGCAAGGCCGCATCTGCTGGAACGGCGAGGATATCGCGGGTTTTTCAGAAAGCCGGCGCGACCGGTTCCGTGCCGCCAATATCGGCCTGGTCATGCAGGAGTTCCATCTCTTTCCCGGCCTGTCTGCACTGGAGAACGTACTCCTGCCGGCGCGGCTTGCCGGCGCCGCCACGGCTGATGTCATCGAGCGGGCGCATGCGCTTTTGGGCACGGTCGGTCTTTCGCGCCCCGGCCAGAAAATCGAAACCATGTCGCGCGGCGAGATGCAGCGCGTGGCGATCGGCCGGGCGCTGCTGCGCAAGCCCGGCGTCATCATCGCAGACGAGCCGACTGCAAGCCTCGATGCCGAAAGCGGCGAGGCGGTTGGCGATCTCATCCTCGATCTGGCCATTGCCGAAGGCAGCACGCTGATTGTCGTTTCACACGACCAGCGCTTGGTGGGCCGCCTCGACAGGTGCATCACCTTCGGTTCCGGCCGGATCGGCGATGATTCCGCGGCAACGGCGGGAGAGGCTGCATGA